The nucleotide window gcAGAATATATGAACTGAGAAACAAAGAGAGGATATCTGTAGCAGCAGCTTCAAAGCTTCTAGCTAATATAGTTTATAACTACAAAGGAATGGGTCTGTCAATGGTGAGTTTTAGCATATGTGTAAGCAAAGTGtaatactgtaaatatttggaaatgttgCAGGTGATAGTAAAACATTTCAGcaagtacatgaaaaacattcTGAATAAATTTTGATGATTTCCATCTATTTTGCATTGATTATGTTATAAATTGAAACATgttgaaaacatacatgtaattcatgtgATATTGAGAACTAAAATGTATTGGCCAGATAGGAACACTCATGAAACTCACAGAAATCATCAGCTAACATTATGTCTAAACATGCACTGTTTTCGAATTTGTCATGGAGTTTGTACGTCCAATAGTTCCAAATCTATAGTCAAGTATCAGTTGAGAACTAAACTGTTAAACTGTAAGCActgactgataaaatgctgTTGTAAGAAGTCAGTGCTTACCTCTGTGATATTGTAGCTTGTTGAAATTCTTGAAAgaaatgtcatgtttttgtgtgatatttcaGGGCACAATGATCTGTGGCTGGGACAAAAGGGTATGTAGCTTTTTCATGTTTACATTAATCATGAACATTCGTGTATATACAGCTGAATTGTGCATATCACAAAAATTACTGatgatgtaataaaatataatgaaaatccaaaataacataaataaatgggtAATAATTTATATCCCTTCTTGGCGAAAGGAGAAGCAGATGAAGTTTTATAGATGGAAAAGAATTTTATGGTTTTAAAAGGGAAGCAGCTTCCCCCAACCCTAATCCTTGGCtccattcttgagtatgatgtaaaacacgcatcaaataaatgaataaaataaaggGAAGCAAATTTTATAACCCATGGAACAGTAGTATTGCCTTCTGCCTACAGTGATATGTATACCAGTAATTTCAGTAAAAGATACATGGTCATGAATAACCCTGGCTGGAATTGTTATTTAAGCAGGCAGAGGGCACTGCTGTTCATAGGATataagatttgcttccctttgtgtTAAACGATTGAGCCTTACGGTTTTTCCATTGTTCTTGCAGTATTTGTTATAGCACCGATTTTCAATGTGTAGTGTCATAATTCCAAACTCCTGGacatgtaagtgtgtattcAGTGGGACTAAATAACCTTTACCAATTACAGAAACCCCTGCCAAGCAGCTTCTGTGTTTTGCTGTCAATCTATCCAATCCATTACAAATATGCGATATCTGGCCTGTTTTCAGGGACCAGGCTTGTACTACGTGGACAGTGATGGTACCAGGCTGACCAACATGCTCTTCTCCGTGGGATCAGGCTCCCCATATGCCTATGGTGTGCTGGACAGTGGTCATCGGTGGGACTTAACTGTGGAGGAAGCCTATGACCTGGGTCAGAGGTCAATCTATCATGCCACTCACAGAGATGCCTACAGTGGTGGTGTCGTAAactgtaagtatatatatatatatatatatatatatataatatatatatgttgcgTGGATTTCTGTGCTCCAGTCCATTTTAATCTATAATCTTTCCTGTGCTTTTGTTTGGGTGTTGAATTTTGTGGAGGTGgagggttgttttttttctctgagcCATAGCCTTGGGTTGATTGTAAGAACTTTGATACttttacttaaaataaaacaaaataattcagAAACTAAAGCATGCATCAAGCTGGTTTCAATCTTCATATAATAGCAACATCAGTCTGTTCTGAAAATTTTATCAGAATTGgacaacagtttttttcttgGAAACCGACAACAAATCAGAATCAAGCtaataattaaatatgcaaaatttaaGCACTTCTGGCtagattttgattttgatctgAAGTTACACGGAATTAACCTGGACctcaaatttaacaaaatctgagaatatcaggaattgtcattgtatgaaaataaatcataacagaAGGATAGACCCAGATTAATatctttcacattttcaaaaGCGTGATAGTCATTTGACTATTTACATGTTAAGTGGCCTGCTGTTTATATTTGACCTGTTCTCTATCCGTCACAGTGTACCACATGAAGGAGACGGGCTGGATCAAAGTGTCCCAGACAGATGTGAAGGAGCTACATTACAAATACAAAGATGAGAAGGAGGGAAAATGAGGAGATTGGcagagaatttatttataatctGTGGAATTAATTCTTCTCCGAATACAGAAAGCTGACAATTGGCTTTTTCTTTATGACTGACCGTGAATAAACCTACGTGCTGTATCATGAGGGTTACAGTACAGAGAGAACGTGCTAGCCACAACTTGGCCTACATATGTGTCTATGACTAATAATGATCAAGTCTTGGATGTAGAAGAAAAAGCACCATCAGTTTTCTTGTTGTATTCACCGTTCATGTGTTTAAAATGCCATTAAATGCCATCATGACACAGACgagttgtgtttgtgtttgacaCATAAGACTGGGCCTAGCTTAAGTATATTTCTCACAATAAACTCGTGTTAATGGTGTCTTATattaacttatttgattggagttttacgccgaacacaagaatattttcacttaaacaacagcgACCAGCTTTACTGAGTAAAAGTTCAGGGAAGTTTGTAATCTTGACCTACAAAAGCTGAAGACTAATGTTTTAGGAATATTAAATGGAAACTGAGTACAGTATTTGACTTAGAATTAATTTCATAACTGAGTTACTAGTTATACACCATTTGAGAGCTATGCTAATGAGAGTTTTGAGGGTTGCCCGGaaaagtaggatgatatcccaCTGGCAACcaggaaaatttatttatttatttgattggtgttttacgccgtactcaagaatatttcacttatacgacggcggccagcattatggtgggtggaaaccgggcacagcccgggggaaacccacgaccatccgcaggtttctgacagaccttcccacttacggccggagaggaagccagcatgagctggacttgaactcacagcgaccgcattggtgagaggcgctaaccgactgagccacggaggcccccggcaACCAAGAAAAAGTTTTCTTTGTGcatacactgtacctgtatGTAACACGTGGGAAGTTTACGTCGGGCAAtcaggttttctccacccataaaacaaaccaccatcaTAGAAGTTAATCTTTCCGAGTATTGCGttaaagaacaacaacaaaagaaaaaatgcatgtaaataaatgaatcaataccCGCCAAAAGAAGGAGCGTATTAAGTATGATATGACGATTTTACCAATCTGTTCATCCGCACTCGGatcttttaatttaatttttcatgtGCAATTTTAATTCTTGAATACGTACACAGAGGTCAGGGTATAGTGCATCTTACACCTATCGACACCTATGCACCCACCTAATTAGATTAGATTGTCATTtcctacatatactgtatacataaaatatgactgTTGCCAGGCTACAACTGCGGTTTTAGTTTGCCGGATATATAGAAAAGTCACCCTAAGTTGCACCTCACATCTGCCCATTTCCGCTGTTACCGTGGTTACCAGATTGCTAATTTCTTTATGTTCACTGTATTGGTACTTGCAGGGTTGACTTCATGTTCGAACTCCAGTTGTTTAGAATGTGatgcatgttttaatttttgattgaTACATCCATCCAAGGGTGGTTGACATCGTTCTAGATTGCCAGTATCTACAACAAAATAGGAATATATTTGTTCGGGCGTAAATTATTCCCCTGAACCCATAACATTCAGCTTAAGTCGAATGACTGTTGGCATGGTTGGGGCAGATTTCGTTGAATTAAGAAAATCGGTTAAGATCACGGCTTTGAGAAATTGAGGACAAAGCATTGTATTGAGAAATAAATCAGGGATGTGAAAGAAATTTGAAAATCTCTTTCCATATAATGGAATTATGAATAATGCCATAATTTatgcaaacagaaaaaaaattgtgagtAACGTTATATTTCTTTCGAATGAATACTTTATTTGAAATGCTGTTTTATCTATTtcaatttgtcatgtttttgcTGGCAGGCATGTTTCGAACAGCGAAACGTGTAGGAATCCAGAatggaaaaaattttaaatttagaaTCTATCTTTAATGGTAGATCTTATACAGCTACCCAACATCTTCTGAGATCCTGCTTTTTCGTCCTGTGATTTGCCCTATATCGGCTACCTGGCAGGCTCGTTTGGTTTTCCTATAGGACGATATGCCCgttcagggggcctccgtgacttaGTTagttagcacagcgtaatgacccagaagcctttcaccaatgcggtcgctgtgagttcaagtccagctaatgctggcttcctctccggccctacacgggaaggtcttccagcaacctgcggatggtcgtgggttttccccgggctctgcccggtttccttccaccataatgctgccagccgtcgtataagtgaaatattcttgagtacggggtaaaacaccaatcaaataaataaataaataaatgaataaagataCGCCCGTTCCcattacacacaaaacatgtCGCATTTGTCACATTTGATCGATTGGATCAAAACTGTGTAAGCACACAATTTTGGCACAGCATACTGTGTTGCGTATTTTTCATGGTTAATTtattgtaaacatatacactGTGGAGCTGCATTTCAGTGGGATTTCAGATGTGGAATTGTGGTTAATATCGACATGATtagatttcaggttttcatgAGACTGACTAGAAACAGTCTGAATAAATCAGTCATAAATTGATTCGAAATTAGGTATTAAGCTTCATGTTACAGGAATAAAGAACTTCCCAATTTAAACTTGTGCTGATTCAATCAGATTGGTGACTTCTATCCCAGCCGATTGAAAACCGCAAGTTTCAAGTCTTGAATATCTTCATTAGTGGTTCAGCTTGGCGCGTTATAGGAAGACTTCTCAgtttcatatacatttataacaataTCCGTGTTTTATAGCTCCAAACGTGCTTAAAAGGTTTGACTACGATATACCTACTTCCATTTTTTCGACATTCAGAGTTATGTATTGCTAAAATAGGTTATAAAGCTGTATTTCACAACTTAAttacatattttgtaaatttgcaaTAAGAGAAGTTCCATTAAGGTTACTTTTTTACCTGATTATTTTGCACGTTCAGTTTCCTAGTGTGTCCAGTGCAAAGGTTTTAAAGCTGATGGGGTTGTGCGTCATACTTACTTCGTATTAGTTTTACTTGCGGCTTATAGAGGCTTAAAAGTTATTTCTATCCCTATGAAATTAGTAAATGTTAACTTTTATGAAGTGGTTCGATAAATGTGCGTCATAAAGAGAGAAAGAGGGAATTTAATTCGTTCAGTGAACTGCCATGTCCACAAGAACTCGTATATCCAGGATTCATAGCAAAcgttgtgggttttttttttttttttttttttttgtttttgcccggtttcatcccaccatatgCTTGCCgacgtagtataagtgaaataatcttgagtacggcgtaaaacacaaataagtcTTTCTGATCCTGCTATAATCAATTACTCACTTATTGATGTTTAAACACAATTTATTCGAGGTCGGGACATATAAGGACACTAAGTTTTATAAGGATGCGTGGGGGAAATTTGAAGAATACTACGTCTTTTGTAAGAAAGGAGGAAATTTGGAGAATACCACGCCTTAGGTAAGAAGCCTGCATCTTGCAGGGCAAACTCAAGGTTTATGTAACTCATATTGGTAGATGTCAAGTGGTCTCCAACGACCTTCGTGTACAACTCCGTATCTATTCGTCCAAAGGGGATGGGACCGGCAAAattatctttgtttttttttttttgtttttttctttttactgttTTTGCTCTTATTTCGATTCACACTCGTTTCAGCGCGATTATCGCTAGGGCTCATGGATATTGCTGTTTCCGAAGAAGCTATCTTTTTTCCCTTCAATTGAGAAATTCCTAACCATGTTTCTATAAAGCAAAACAGACACCATAACAAAATGGGCTATCTCGCGATTGATAGGTGTAACAAATTCGTAAATTGTGATAATTTTTTCGGCAGGTGGCAGAAATTACGCTATGACAGGGAGGTCGCGCCTTATACTCTAACAGCTGGCGCATAACATGTTAGGGCCAGAAGGTACAAAGGTACAACCGTATGGCAGAATTGGTACGAAAGTACGGCTGTGATGGGTAGCAACTGTATTCATAGGGATgcaaaataggcctacatgtagcttggttGTGTGTATATTTAGCTCAATACATGTGTGCCGGTGGGATAATTCAGAGCATGGATGGTCTGCGTGAGAGATATAGGCCTAAAATGCAGGAAGGATAGATACGCCGTAATGGCGACATTACAGCTGTTGTAAGGGTCCTATCGTCTGGCAGTGTACAGCGTGTAGTGTTGATCTGACTATCCGCATGAGCTACATATAGGCTTCATTCGGTCGGCTTGTTGGTCAATTCATGCTATGACCCAAACCACATCGATCGGGCTGCCATTTTCCTGAGCGCATGCACCAGATCGTGTGCTCAGTGCTTTACAACCCAGCACGGGATAATGGTAAGTTGCATATAGATTTGGgctcgtacatgtatatcgcgCGGCGTTGTGAAcgcaaatatatatgtatgcgtTACATATAGCCGAGTGGACATCAACCTATTACATCTCAGTACATCTAGCTAATAATACATTATCATTATGCACACGTTTATTACAGTTAGCTACACGTAGGCCTACGTTTATATGGCCAGTATGGCCTATAATGCTTGTACGGTAAATTACACATGCTTTTATTATGCTATTATGTAAAAATACTTGTTGACATGAAAATCGAGTTGTAATCACTCGAAGTCGCGCCATTTCATGGGAAGTACTGAAGGAAAAGACTGAAGACTATGCATTTGACATGCTCGTTACTTCCTATATATGTTTCTTCACGCGGGTCCACGTGGATGATGTAATCTGCAAAAGTATTCGTATATACAGTAATGCTAATTCAAGCACGCCTACTGACCTCAGACAATGGTAATACAGATATGCATCCTGATAACGCAAGTATGCAATGAGTGTACCTGGCTCATACCAATGTGGTCCCTGTGaattgaagtccagctcatgctggcatcctctccagctgtacgtggggaaggcctctcagcaacctgcggatagtcgtggtgaaatatacttgagtagggtgtaaaacaccattcaagtaAATAGAATACCTAGTACATAGTCGTATGATCATTTGCAATGGTAATGTGTATTACTTAGGTTTGATATATACTCTACCGGGATTTGCCCGTATACAGTGTGTATACCAGTTCAAACTGCTAGGCTTTATTGGACTGAACACTTGATGAAGTTCAGATTACTTTCATGTAATGACAAATGTAGCACGCTTTTCTTGTAATTACAAATGTAGCACAGTCAGTTGCCACTATTATTgctccttatttatttatttacttattttatgcAATATTTACAAATACTCCAAATTCTGTCAGTCTGACTTGCCGTTCCAGACAAAACTGATGCAAAAGAAAATCAGTGATCTGAAATTATGTATCCGCACTCCGCATATAGTATTTTACTACATCATATGTACTTTCGCTTTGCAGCTGGAAtgggttttaaaattttaaaatatacttaATTAACGCACATTTAACACTTAATTCATGCAGGCGCTAGGCTTGTAAAACTATATAttccattaaattttaatagGCCGAAGAAGTTCTAAGAAGGAATTTGATAAATTATTGACACCGTATACATCTGTGTGTATTTCTTTGGAGCTGTCGAAATTAACCATGTCTATTCGTGATATTGATGTGGTTTTATATGAAGCTCGTGATGGCATCAAGTGCCCTGGCACCGTGAGTATATGGAAACCGATAGAGGACCCTTCACGTCCTCGACCTTTGTACATGTGATACAAAATGAGACAGCGAGGTAACAAGGTATAGCGACAGGTCTTCTGTCGGCTTCGATACGCGGGTGTGTCATAGGTTGGAGTGGGAAGAAGTGTGACGGGAGCAACTTTCTATGGCTCATCCTAACTGAAGCCAAAGAGGACTTCTCAACAGCTCATTTTGAAGAGAGCTGAAGTTGAAATAGAATGAAGCAACTAgttctgaaatgaaaaactgCTCAGTTTGTGTATGTTACATGGACACCCAGGACACCTAGGACACATGACTTGCACATCCGGCACACACCACTTGAACACCAGGTAAACACCACTTGAACACCAGGTAAACACCACTTGAACAGTACACGTCATGTTTATATCATGCAATTCATCAGCTAAACCAGCGGATACGTTAAGGATGAATGCCTTGCGAGAAACATTTAAGTCAGGGTGTAAACACGGAGCTCAAACTGAAGGTAGAACTCGGTTACTTGCCAGAGGCTGAGGGATGGCTACGGGCACTTTTCTGCCACCTACAAAACAAGCCGCTGtcatttatagaaaaaaaatctctcgtacagtgtaaaactccaatcagtcagtgaacaaatgaatgaatcaaccAGTCGATGACCACAGCACTAGGGCCACATCTAAGACGTCCTTCTCATCTTCCTCAACATGATGAAATGTTGTCTTAATCACTGTTATTATCAAGCCTTGGCCTTTTTCGACTGCGGCTTTAGATCAataggtttatcaggtacctgccGAAGGTCGTTGGTTTTCTCCGCTCactccgttttttttttcgaccCGTAAAcatgaccgccgtcatataagtaaaatattcttgagtacggcgttgaACACAaactaatcagtcagtcagtcttcAGCAACTACACTATTGTCAGTAGCATCATTATAATCATCGTCTGCGTCATCGTTATAGGTTTCATCATATCGGTATATGCATGTCATTGTTATCATCATCATGGATAacaggggcctcagtggctcagcggttaaagcgctagcgcagcgtaatgacccaggagtctctcaccaacgcggtcgctgtgagctcaagtccagctcatgctggcggccgtacgtgagaaggtctgccagcaacctgccgatggtcgtgggtttccccggctctgcccggtttccacccaccataatgctggccgccgttgtataagtgaaatattcttgagtacggcgtataacaccaatcaaaaaaaaaaaaaaaaaaaaaatcatggatAACATCATCAGGTGCATGGCTCATCATTAGATCTGTTAGCACCATCATTGAAATGGCACGATATATGACAAAACCTTCACCAAGGTGAACTATAGAGTTCATTTTGTTGGATTTTCCTGACTGTGACATCACAGATGTgattatacacatattttaacTTAAAGGTTGGAGGCATGTCTCTTACCGTTGTTGGAAATGAAATATCGGGAGTGTGGTGTCGAAtgtcagtaaataaatcaataaataaatcaatcaataaataaaataaccacGTGTTGCAAAAATATACAACTCAGCGGATAANNNNNNNNNNNNNNNNNNNNNNNNNNNNNNNNNNNNNNNNNNNNNNNNNNNNNNNNNNNNNNNNNNNNNNNNNNNNNNNNNNNNNNNNNNNNNNNNNNNNNNNNNNNNNNNNNNNNNNNNNNNNNNNNNNNNNNNNNNNNNNNNNNNNNNNNNNNNNNNNNNNNNNNNNNNNNNNNNNNNNNNNNNNNNNNNNNNNNNNNGTGTGTTTATTCTATCCATAGATACAGAGTAACTTATTTCAACACCTGCTGATCTCACTGAAGGAGAAACCTTTGGAATTTCACGCATACGCGGGAAAGCAGCTTGTCTATCTACTGAGTCTACACGGAGTAGACATCAATATGAGAACAGATGTAAGCAAGATCTTTATCGTATCACTGCTGCGGTATAACATTGAAcaataaattgtatattttattctcaCATGTTATGTATTTTTCAGTATATAGCTCTTTGCAACATGATAACCCTTTCGTTTCTTGAGTAGTCTGATATAGTTGAAAGGATATGTACTAATAAATTTAATTGTGAGTGGCccccgtggccgaggtggttagcatgctagcacggcccaatgacccagg belongs to Liolophura sinensis isolate JHLJ2023 chromosome 9, CUHK_Ljap_v2, whole genome shotgun sequence and includes:
- the LOC135475377 gene encoding proteasome subunit beta type-5-like produces the protein MALADVCGMDTRSLGKRSTSLLAPFPRELKSLASGSFEPLEQFSLPRNFDPVEHLRHFTEGDTDVKIHFDHGTTTLAFKFQHGVIVAVDSRATAGPYIASQTVKKVIEINPYLLGTMAGGAADCSYWERVLSKQCRIYELRNKERISVAAASKLLANIVYNYKGMGLSMGTMICGWDKRGPGLYYVDSDGTRLTNMLFSVGSGSPYAYGVLDSGHRWDLTVEEAYDLGQRSIYHATHRDAYSGGVVNLYHMKETGWIKVSQTDVKELHYKYKDEKEGK